A window of Pomacea canaliculata isolate SZHN2017 linkage group LG3, ASM307304v1, whole genome shotgun sequence contains these coding sequences:
- the LOC112559727 gene encoding uncharacterized protein LOC112559727 codes for MTKTSLVLTGLLLFFVQTVSEENCTDILDTCKTHLGSILNSITTDKSSFYTRGCQSRRHRDNECNILYHNFWACMGSKLSKCGDTKFFRELQLFETDYMNRCAQGMCEIKIDKCFCLIDPFDKRNESNAMLAVSRRCKEQKVVKDCLNKIEDCDHSTTKLRPITHYKLLKQLCTTECHASFLCVSDLLNAVMSSVNASGDTENVCRHFRTLFQCFSANTKACSTNHSENWLRIERNFEAVCSAFTLWPKSSNCSSLKTCVGKKDFAARILFLDEVTSRETIDMNIEYIIAYVNNPGWWCSLLIHAQTCLKTDDCHLNASEGQQASAFNDTLELCEGTDDRHSCPAYRYLCNPSLKSDAQFAAKTRQSIQFVQCHVIQSVETTCISFEEIKTCANDILLRNVCENSSELSSELRNLQESYTDPCSKDNLCAVELVKCACTADLLDTDNMCKTMDTYKNCAGKIKGCDKATTVWQPLSVTFKTAEGACTTECPSSFTCWMDAQDQVDYLFPRLYSAVETMKSHTCRSLVERFQCLSRNTSSCSDSLSHKWQQVVKSYETVCTVFEQTPTKTWSCPSVRTCVDETKLVPGVSLGDLKTLVSVSLSAADIGVAILTPSTWCRILINATECMVQEAEACLLTTIKENLAAANATVRNLCKEKFADKVSLSPLT; via the exons ATGACTAAGACCAGCTTGGTGCTGACGGGACTTCTACTCTTCTTTGTACAAACAG TTTCAGAAGAGAACTGCACAGATATTCTAGATACTTGCAAGACTCATTTAGGGTCGATCCTCAATTCAATAACAACGGATAAGTCATCGTTTTATACCAGGGGTTGCCAATCTAGAAGACACAGGGACAATGAATGCAA CATCTTGTACCATAATTTTTGGGCTTGTATGGGAAGCAAATTGTCTAAATGTGGTGATACGAAGTTCTTCAGGGAACTACAACTTTTTGAAACTGATTACATGAATAGATGCGCGCAAG GTATGTGCGAAATCAAGATCGATAAATGCTTCTGTTTGATTGATCCCTTCGACAAAAGGAATGAGTCAAATGCTATGTTGGCGGTGAGCAGGAGGTG CAAAGAGCAGAAAGTTGTAAAAGACTGCCTTAATAAGATTGAAGACTGTGATCATTCTACTACTAAGCTGCGGCCCATCACACATTATAAATTACTAAAACAACTTTGCACAACAG AATGTCATGCCTCGTTCCTGTGTGTTTCTGATCTACTAAATGCCGTTATGTCTTCAGTTAATGCTTCAGGTGATACTGAAAACGTCTGCAG GCATTTTAGAACACTCTTCCAGTGTTTCTCAGCCAACACCAAAGCCTGCAGTACCAACCACTCTGAGAACTGGCTGAGGATTGAAAGAAACTTTGAGGCAGTTTGTTCAg CTTTTACACTGTGGCCAAAGTCTTCCAACTGTTCAAGCTTGAAGACCTGTGTAGGGAAAAAAGACTTCGCAGCGAGGATCCTTTTCCTAGACGAGGTTACAAGCAGGGAAACTATTGACATGAACATAGAATACATTATTGCCTACGTTAACAATCCAGGCTGGTGGTGTTC ACTACTGATACACGCACAAACATGCCTGAAGACTGACGACTGTCACCTAAATGCATCAGAAGGACAACAAGCATCGGCCTTCAATGACACACTTGAACTTTGTGAAG GAACTGATGACAGACACAGCTGTCCAGCGTATCGTTACCTGTGTAATCCATCTCTCAAGTCAGATGCACAGTTTGCTGCCAAAACCCGCCAGTCAATCCAGTTCGTCCAGTGCCACGTCATCCAATCTGTGGAAACTACCTGCAT TTCCTTTGAGGAAATCAAAACTTGTGCTAATGATATTTTGCtgagaaatgtgtgtgagaaCTCATCTGAGCTCAGCAGTGAGTTAAGAAACCTTCAAGAGTCTTACACTGACCCTTGTTCAAAAG ACAACCTGTGTGCAGTGGAGCTCGTGAAGTGCGCGTGTACTGCCGATCTCCTGGACACCGACAACATGTG CAAGACGATGGACACTTACAAGAACTGTGCAGGGAAGATCAAAGGCTGTGATAAGGCTACAACAGTGTGGCAGCCCCTCTCTGTTACATTTAAAACGGCAGAAGGAGCTTGTACAACAG aaTGTCCCAGTTCTTTTACTTGCTGGATGGATGCTCAGGATCAGGTAGACTACCTGTTTCCAAGACTGTATTCTGCTGTTGAGACAATGAAAAGCCACACTTGCAG gAGTCTTGTGGAACGGTTCCAGTGTCTCTCTAGAAACACCAGTTCATGTAGTGACAGCCTCAGTCACAAATGGCAGCAAGTTGTAAAAAGCTACGAGACGGTTTGTACAG TTTTTGAGCAAACCCCGACGAAGACTTGGTCCTGTCCAAGTGTCAGGACGTGTGTTGACGAAACAAAACTGGTGCCGGGGGTCAGTCTTGGTGACTTGAAGACACTGGTCTCTGTCTCGCTTTCCGCTGCAGACATCGGAGTGGCCATACTTACTCCCAGTACATGGTgcag GATTCTAATCAATGCCACCGAGTGTATGGTACAAGAGGCCGAAGCCTGTTTATTGACAACAATAAAGGAAAACCTTGCCGCTGCCAATGCCACAGTGAGAAACTTATGCAAAG aaaagTTTGCAGACAAGGTGTCACTGTCGCCTCTTACTTAA